A genomic region of Micropterus dolomieu isolate WLL.071019.BEF.003 ecotype Adirondacks linkage group LG11, ASM2129224v1, whole genome shotgun sequence contains the following coding sequences:
- the pomt2 gene encoding protein O-mannosyl-transferase 2, with amino-acid sequence MANECNTQWNKIGNASSLRNRKIFPLPKNRSSQTAGHLSEDDTQSSNGASAQFSGRGNFSSKPQSIVLLMLVVGLSFSTRLYKITEPPHVCWDETHFGKMGSYYINRTFFFDVHPPLGKMLIGLAGYMTGYDGTFPFIKPGDKYEHHNYWGMRGFCAVLGSFLPIFAYLIVLELSQSPTAALITATLLIFDTGCITISQYILLDPILMFFIMAAVLSMVKFSQQRYRPFSASWWLWLVLTGVNLAGALGVKFVGLFVILLVGLNTVWDLWRLLGDLSLSLVEFAKHFLARVVGLILLPLFLYVTIFAVHFVVLNKSGPGDGFFSSAFQSRLIGNNLHNASMPEYLAYGSTVTVKNLRIAGGYLHSHWHLYPEGAGARQQQVTAYLHKDYNNLWLVHRQGDNESKSGKSDLVRHGDIIRLEHKETTRNLHSHLHEAPMTKKHFQVTGYGINGTGDTNDLWQVEVCGGRKGDLVKVLRSKVRFLHRATGCVLYSSGKTLPKWGWEQVEVTCSPYLKETPSSQWNIEDHINPKLPNISLSVLKPHFLEILLESHIVMIRGNSGLKPKDNEMNSKPWHWPINYQGLRFSGVNDTEYRVYLLGNPVVWWMNLASLGLYLIMVAVASVALKRGFSLCQKRTDHSHMLMREGGLLLLGWLLHYAPFYTMSRILYYHHYFPAMLFSSMLTGITLDILLKNADLLLRPPYCDWLQRIGQMALLFSVLYSFYLFHPLSYGMTGPLAHEPGSAMAGRKWLDSWEF; translated from the exons ATGGCAAATGAATGCAACACACAGTGGAACAAAATAGGGAACGCTTCATCACTACGAAACAGGAAAATATTTCCTTTGCCAAAGAACAGAAGCAGTCAAACTGCAGGACACTTGTCAGAAGATGACACCCAGTCCTCAAATGGAGCGTCTGCTCAGTTTTCAGGCAGAGGAAATTTCAGTAGTAAGCCCCAAAGCATAGTGTTGCTGATGCTGGTGGTGGGGCTGTCTTTCTCTACACGCCTCTACAAGATAACAGAGCCCCCTCATGTGTG CTGGGATGAGACACACTTTGGAAAGATGGGAAGCTACTACATCAACAGGACCTTCTTTTTCGATGTCCATCCTCCTCTTGGAAAA ATGCTGATAGGACTTGCCGGTTACATGACAGGTTATGATGGCACCTTTCCTTTCATAAAGCCAGGAGATAAATATGAACACCACAACTACTGGGGGATGAGAGGG TTTTGTGCTGTGTTGGGCTCCTTTCTCCCAATCTTTGCCTACCTCATAGTGCTAGAGTTGTCTCAGTCCCCCACAGCTGCTCTCATCACTGCAACCCTGCTCATATTTG ACACTGGCTGTATCACCATTTCCCAGTACATCCTGTTGGACCCTATACTCATGTTCTTCATCATGGCAGCGGTGCTGAGCATGGTCAAGTTCAGCCAACAGAGATACAG GCCTTTTTCTGCCTCCTGGTGGCTGTGGCTGGTACTGACTGGTGTAAACCTTGCTGGGGCATTGGGCGTAAAGTTTGTGGGTCTGTTTGTCATCCTGCTGGTGGGACTGAACACGGTCTGGGACCTCTGGAGACTTTTGGGAGACCTGAGCCTTTCACTG GTGGAATTTGCAAAACACTTCCTGGCTCGGGTTGTTGGACTCATCCTGCTTCCGCTCTTCCTCTATGTAACAATATTTGCCGTCCACTTTGTTGTGTTGAACAAAAG TGGACCGGGTGACGGTTTCTTCAGTTCCGCCTTTCAGTCCCGTCTAATCGGGAACAATCTACACAATGCATCAATGCCTGAGT ACCTGGCATACGGCTCCACCGTTACAGTAAAAAACCTTCGTATTGCTGGAGGCTATTTGCACTCTCACTGGCACCTATACCCAGAGGGAGCAGGAGCAAGGCAGCAGCAG GTGACAGCCTATCTCCACAAAGACTACAACAACTTGTGGCTTGTTCACAGACAGGGTGATAATGAAT CTAAATCTGGGAAGTCTGATCTGGTTCGTCATGGTGACATCATTCGGCTGGAGCACAAAGA AACAACCCGTAACCTACACAGTCACCTCCATGAGGCCCCCATGACCAAGAAACACTTCCAGGTTACAGGCTATGGCATT AATGGTACAGGTGACACCAATGACCTGTGGCAGGTGGAGGTGTGCGGAGGTCGGAAGGGTGACCTGGTGAAAGTGCTGCGCAGCAAAGTCCGCTTTCTGCACAGAGCTACCGGTTGTGTGCTTTACTCGTCTGGCAAGACTCTCCCAAAGTG GGGCTGGGAACAGGTGGAGGTGACCTGTAGTCCCTACCTGAAGGAGACTCCAAGCTCTCAGTGGAACATCGAAGATCACATAAACCCCAAAT TGCCCAACATTAGTTTGTCTGTGCTGAAGCCCCATTTTCTGGAGATTTTACTGGAGTCCCACATTGTTATGATAAGA GGTAACAGCGGCTTGAAACCCAAAGACAATGAGATGAACTCAAAACCCTGGCATTGGCCCATCAACTATCAG GGATTGAGGTTTTCTGGAGTGAATGACACAGAGTATCGTGTTTACCTGCTGGGGAACCCT GTAGTCTGGTGGATGAACCTGGCCAGTTTGGGATTGTATCTTATCATGGTGGCGGTGGCGTCTGTAGCCCTCAAAAGAGGTTTCTCATTGTGCCAAAAAAGAACAG ACCATTCTCATATGCTTATGAGAGAAGGAGGACTGCTGCTCCTCGGTTGGCTGCTGCACTATGCACCTTTCTATACTATGAGCCGTATCCTGTACTACCACCACTACTTCCCTGCAATGCTCTTCAGCAGCATGCTAACAG GAATTACATTAGACATTCTGTTGAAAAACGCTGACCTGCTACTCCGCCCGCCTTACTGTGACTGGCTGCAGCGAATCGGGCAGATGGCACTTCTCTTTAGTGTTCTTTACAG tttcTACCTGTTCCATCCACTCTCCTATGGCATGACGGGTCCTCTGGCACACGAGCCAGGCAGCGCCATGGCTGGCCGGAAGTGGTTGGACTCCTGGGAGTTCTAG